ATCCGGCATCTGTTTCCGGCCGTCCGGGCATACGGGCGGCGGAACGGCAGATTCCTTCAGTACAAAATGGTTCTGAAAGAGCCTGGCAGCATTTTGGTATCAAAGTTGCCAAATTATCTGAATCTGAACGCAGACTGCTGCCGTCCCGTTACAACGGCGGTATGAAGATTCTGTTTGTCCGGAGTGACGGCGCCGGGGCACGTCACGGACTGAGGAACGGTGATGTTCTTGTTGGTTTGGACGGATACGAGACGCTTGCCGAACAGAATCTGAGTTTCGTTCTGAACGAATACCGGCTGAGGGCACTGGACGAAATATCGTTTCAGATTATTCGCAATGGAAACGAGGCACTTGTCGGTAGCATCAGGCTAAAGAAAAACGCCCGCCGTTCAGTGACGAAACGCAGGTCCGTCCGACGTTGAGGACATGCGCGCGGCGATACTGCAAATGCGCTGTGCGGCCAGTTCAATCTCCTGGGCCGTGTTCAGACAGCTGATAGAAAATCGCACTGAGGACATGCACAGGTCGGGGGGGATGCCCATGGCCAGCAGCGCCGGGGCTGGATCCGCCGAACCACTGGAACATGTGCTTCCGAGTGAACATGCAATACCGGCCAGATCAAAATTGATCAGCATGGCCTCACCTTCCAGTCCAGGAAACGCGACCGAAAGCGTGTTGGGAAGCCGCCGAATTTGAGAACCGTGTACGATGACTGACGGCGAATTTGCTTCCAAACGACGCTGGAGATCGTCTCGAAGTGTACGCACTTTGTCGATCCGTTCGTCCGGATATTCCCGAAAGTGATTCAGGGATGCTGCCATTCCGGCAATCAGTGGAACCGGTTCCGTACCGGCCCGACGGCCAACTTCCTGATGCCCCCCCTCAAGCAGTGGTTTGAGACGAGCTCCCCGTCGCAACAACAGCCCGCCGATACCTCGTGGAGCATGAAACTTATGTCCCCCGAAGGCCAGTGCGGTGGCACCCAGTGCCCGAAAGTCAACGTTGATTTTACCGACAGCCTGGACTGCATCGACAAACAGCGGGACCTGATGCTTTTCACACAGCTGACTGAGTCGGGTCAGGTCCTGAACAACACCGGTCTCATTGTGGGCCAGGATCACAGCCACCAATTTCAAGTCAGCCCATGGAAGGCTGTCCAGAGAGTCTGTGGTAAGCAGCCCTTCCTGGTCTACCGGTATAGTGACCAGTTTCATTCCCGACAAAGCCACCTGACGGCAAGCGGCCGTTGTGGCAGGATGTTCGCCGGCCGTCAGTGCGATCACGCCGCGTTGCCCGGCAGGCAGGCCGTGGATGGCCGTGTTGATAGATTCAGTACCTCCGCTGGTGAAGATGACTTCGTCCGGTTCGCAGTTCAGAGTCTCGGCAACGACGTCCCGTGATGAATCCATCAGTTTGCGAGCGTCTCGGCCGAAGTCGTGCTGGCTACCCGGATTGGCAAAGGATCGATTCCATGCTTCGGACAACGCCGCAGCCACACAGGGCAAAATTTGGGTCGTTGCGTTGTTATCAAGATAGATGCGTGGTTCTGACAACTCACCGGACTTTCCGTTACTAAGTCACTGACGTCGTTAAACGACGTCAGCGTCGACGGCGTACTCGATCAGTGTTTCCATAGACAGAAACTCAATTGCGGACATATGTGTTGCCTGGAGAACAATCTGAGGCGCGGACCCCGCTTCCAGTGCTTCAATCCATCTCGGCAGACACAAACACCATCGGTCACCTGGGTTGAGACCGGGGAATTCAAATTCGGGTCGAGGAGTTGACAGGTCATTTCCGGCCGCTTTGGAGAATGAGAGAAACTCTGCCGTCATCACAGCACAGACAGTATGCATTCCTGCATCATCCCCGCATGTGTCACACGTGCCGGTGCGGAAGAAGCCTGTCATCGGATCGGATGAGCATACAATCAAATCGCCGCCAAGTACGTTTTTTGCCATCTCGTCTGTTCCACAAGAGTCTGCTGAAGTGCATCGCAACTGTTTTGTTGAAGGTCATTACTGAAGTACGATGAAGCGCAGGGTGAACGCCGTCATCACGCCATTCCATACACGTTTCAGATAGATGTCTGTTGCTGCCGATCTACTCCGTCTTTACCGGCGGATCGGGTCGTCAGCAACGAACGCATAGAATGTGATCAGAAACCTGATGGAAACGGAAAGCTTTCAGTTTAACTGGCCCTTGATGGTACGCTGTGTCTTTTCCCATCCGTCAGCAAGAAACTTAATATACTGCTCGGGTGTCAGCAGTGTATCTTCTGTTTTCATGTCAAACAGCCACCCTGTGCCGTAATTGTCTGTATTGATTGCCGAGGGATCATTGAGCAACGCTTCGTTGAAATTAACCAGGAACCCGTCAAACGGAGCAAACAACGAAGAGACTGCTTTCGAACTTTCGATTTCACCAATTTCCTGACGGTCGGTAATCGGGGTTCCGGAATCAATCGACCATTCCAAAAAATACACATCCTGCAGGAGGCGGACAGAATAGGCGGTGAGGCCGACACGCAGCACCTCATCATCCAGTGCTTTTAGCCAGAGGTGTCTTGGTGAATAGCCGCGGTCACCGGGAATGCCGGCCCGAAAGTTGCCCATCATAAAGTGAAGCTGATCAGCCATCTGGTTGCAGTGTCCGATAGTTCCATGAATTTGTGCGGTGATGCTGCCTGCGACAGCCAGGACCGGATGCGTCCAACCCGTTGGAGTGTGGTGCAGCTTCAGTTGAACCGGAATGGTTTCGTCAGGTGACGGTATCCGTTTCTATACTGAATTTACCCTGACGACAACAATGATTGGGATATTCGGATCAGCCGAGACCGGCAAGTGCTTGACATTTAGTCGATACCCGGAGAGGCTGTCGCCAACTTATTCGGCATACACTGAATGTTTCTCTGATCATGATCATGCCACATCGATGCCCCGTCTGCGAGAAAGAGTTCGAGCCGAACGTGGAAAACTCCGAATCCTTATTTCCCTTTTGCAGCGATCGGTGCCGATGTGTCGATTTGTTCCGCTGGTTTAACGGACAATATAGAGTCGTTGAAGACATCGACCCTCAGACGGCGGAATTACTCCAGGATGACCCAAACATCACTGTGCGCGATGACACCCACTAAACTTCCGACTATTGGCCGAGGAATTTAGTCAGTCTCGGAATCACTCGTTGTTCCGGTTCCCGGGTCCAGCATTCCCATACCGTCAATACGTCCCAGCCGGCTGCTCGAAGTGCGCGACGATTTTGTCGATCACGCTTAACGGTGCCGTTGCGTTTGTCTAGCCAAAACTGAACGTTGGTTTTGGGAGCCACCCGGCCGAAACGGCAGCGGTGCTGATGCCAGAAACACCCGTGGACAAATATGATTTTATTTCGGCCGGGCAGCACAAGGTCCGGTTTGCCTGGCAGATTCGTGCGGTGCAGTCGGAATCTGTAGCCCATCTGATGGACGATCGACCGAACAATTAACTCCGGTTTGGTATCACGCCCGTGAATGCGTGACATGTTAAACGACCGCTGTTCGGGAGTATGAACATCCACGATATGTCATTTAATCCTTTGGTGCCAAGGTTTGGCGGGCAATCAATCCGGCTGCATATCCGCCGCGAAATCCAGCATCGACGTTGACAGTGACGACGTTACTTGCACATGACGTGAGCATCGACAGC
This portion of the Fuerstiella sp. genome encodes:
- a CDS encoding DUF2237 domain-containing protein; the encoded protein is MAKNVLGGDLIVCSSDPMTGFFRTGTCDTCGDDAGMHTVCAVMTAEFLSFSKAAGNDLSTPRPEFEFPGLNPGDRWCLCLPRWIEALEAGSAPQIVLQATHMSAIEFLSMETLIEYAVDADVV
- the vsr gene encoding DNA mismatch endonuclease Vsr — translated: MSRIHGRDTKPELIVRSIVHQMGYRFRLHRTNLPGKPDLVLPGRNKIIFVHGCFWHQHRCRFGRVAPKTNVQFWLDKRNGTVKRDRQNRRALRAAGWDVLTVWECWTREPEQRVIPRLTKFLGQ
- a CDS encoding cysteine desulfurase — protein: MSEPRIYLDNNATTQILPCVAAALSEAWNRSFANPGSQHDFGRDARKLMDSSRDVVAETLNCEPDEVIFTSGGTESINTAIHGLPAGQRGVIALTAGEHPATTAACRQVALSGMKLVTIPVDQEGLLTTDSLDSLPWADLKLVAVILAHNETGVVQDLTRLSQLCEKHQVPLFVDAVQAVGKINVDFRALGATALAFGGHKFHAPRGIGGLLLRRGARLKPLLEGGHQEVGRRAGTEPVPLIAGMAASLNHFREYPDERIDKVRTLRDDLQRRLEANSPSVIVHGSQIRRLPNTLSVAFPGLEGEAMLINFDLAGIACSLGSTCSSGSADPAPALLAMGIPPDLCMSSVRFSISCLNTAQEIELAAQRICSIAARMSSTSDGPAFRH
- a CDS encoding glycine cleavage system protein H, whose protein sequence is MADQLHFMMGNFRAGIPGDRGYSPRHLWLKALDDEVLRVGLTAYSVRLLQDVYFLEWSIDSGTPITDRQEIGEIESSKAVSSLFAPFDGFLVNFNEALLNDPSAINTDNYGTGWLFDMKTEDTLLTPEQYIKFLADGWEKTQRTIKGQLN